A single Rubrivivax gelatinosus IL144 DNA region contains:
- a CDS encoding DUF7281 domain-containing protein, which produces MTFTSQQIQFLQRLVSERPSQRRVGDVSRHLSEHYSLGTMVGRQVEYRDEHLRMAEALLRTHDLPVSPMAPSATRADVAAFGGVSEKALSAAPHAGSIGVKCVGSCTLDGLPLRTPDGTYLVVTPEVARRIRCDRLMLVENLETFRQLERYGWIDYLGCSVLVIYRGDSVLSTGEALQLLRVRREPVWAFVDFDPAGLVIANALPTERLERIVLPEQAWLRKAANTSRGRQLFEEQEAKARPGLERAVHPEVRRAWAELTELRSGVTQERMLSIRGEAKTE; this is translated from the coding sequence ATGACGTTCACATCGCAGCAGATTCAGTTCCTCCAGCGCCTAGTCAGCGAGCGACCCAGTCAGCGGCGCGTGGGTGACGTGTCGCGGCACTTGAGCGAGCACTACAGCCTTGGAACGATGGTCGGACGCCAAGTGGAGTACCGCGACGAACACTTGCGGATGGCTGAAGCGCTCCTTCGAACCCACGACCTTCCGGTGAGTCCGATGGCTCCCTCCGCGACCCGTGCCGATGTGGCGGCGTTCGGGGGGGTGTCCGAGAAGGCGCTGAGCGCTGCACCCCACGCCGGGTCCATCGGCGTGAAGTGCGTTGGCTCGTGCACGCTGGACGGATTACCACTCCGCACGCCGGATGGCACATACCTGGTCGTGACTCCGGAAGTCGCGCGCCGCATCAGGTGTGACCGACTCATGCTGGTGGAGAACCTAGAGACGTTTCGACAGCTCGAGCGATACGGCTGGATTGACTACCTCGGGTGTTCGGTGCTTGTCATCTATCGAGGGGACTCCGTGCTGTCTACCGGTGAGGCTCTCCAACTGCTGCGGGTCAGGCGGGAGCCCGTCTGGGCGTTTGTCGATTTCGACCCGGCGGGTCTGGTCATCGCGAACGCGTTGCCAACGGAACGCCTTGAAAGAATCGTTCTTCCCGAGCAGGCGTGGCTTCGCAAGGCAGCGAACACCTCTCGCGGTCGCCAACTGTTCGAGGAGCAAGAGGCTAAAGCACGTCCAGGCCTAGAGCGCGCTGTTCATCCGGAAGTACGTAGGGCTTGGGCTGAATTGACCGAGCTGCGCAGTGGCGTGACCCAGGAGCGGATGCTGTCCATTCGGGGGGAGGCGAAGACCGAATGA
- a CDS encoding tellurite resistance TerB family protein has product MGKKKSSNTSSGVVILLIGAVALIAAIPKEVWIGAALLAGVGIAVYLYSKSKSYRSPAVDERPSALESRPATRPEVAPQRVAAHTIARFSEVDEPVSTGAGQGRVSAFRIPAAPKGFGQASWVPPGQSVDVGGVTIPGGMVYVGTKLQTPAGANDPCLIDPSKSVARQGDYTERQMGYWPSYSEISGGARRAYLNWLAGGRKGPEADIGYVFLFFYGLERRAIIDATKDEAARADWPAIAAELRRLLGIYGDKSGSFRGYAAALLDWVALAEHPVRLYEKPVLSFPKTYELPLYVRLALGQAAVDGAPVPVHLALAWARLEPNIYLRTPATRCAAEFEQLFAAKYAEAFGAGMVMPRNRTKLKLVYRPASAGFRGYDEFKLTFRETPDVTVLTAPVKKLQEVVEAATKPLEPFSRLVGKSPEAKDSLEALLQLPAPLWPDRAKKTLQDLKTSMGDGMVAMPFQDLLSSLGAKTAFTKDKTISLARTLESANVGLEPDVLAGAKAPKPEDKVVLFALPPAEPQSRVNGPYLAAALTLQLASAVASADGDFGTKEMSHLRETVLSWNHLTPSQTRRLLAHLRLLMQAPASLTSLKKKLEPLNLSIKETIAAFMATVAQSDGVVAPAEVKMLEKAYKALGVDAKKVFSDVHAVAAGVTPTAATVAKVEESGFKLDPTRVAALQRDTEKVSALLANIFTEAQERGEETAAESVEEEPGTEPTESTEVAKGLLGLDEAHSALARMMLSRPQWSREELLDVAADLDLMLDGALEHINDAAFDTHDMALFEGDDPVTVNAEIVEKVEA; this is encoded by the coding sequence GTGGGTAAGAAGAAGAGCTCTAACACGAGCAGCGGTGTTGTCATCCTGTTGATTGGCGCAGTGGCGCTGATTGCAGCCATTCCCAAAGAGGTCTGGATTGGTGCGGCCTTGCTCGCTGGGGTCGGCATCGCCGTCTACCTCTACTCCAAGTCAAAGAGCTATCGGTCGCCTGCAGTCGATGAACGTCCCTCTGCGCTCGAGTCGCGCCCCGCGACCAGGCCTGAAGTGGCGCCCCAGAGGGTCGCCGCGCATACGATTGCTCGCTTCAGTGAGGTTGACGAGCCCGTCAGCACCGGCGCAGGGCAAGGCCGGGTCTCTGCCTTCCGCATCCCGGCAGCTCCCAAGGGGTTCGGTCAAGCATCCTGGGTTCCTCCTGGGCAGTCCGTTGACGTCGGTGGTGTGACCATCCCGGGTGGAATGGTCTACGTCGGCACAAAGCTGCAGACGCCTGCTGGTGCCAACGACCCCTGTCTCATCGACCCGTCGAAGTCGGTCGCTCGGCAGGGCGACTACACCGAGCGGCAAATGGGTTACTGGCCCAGCTACTCGGAGATTTCCGGTGGGGCACGCCGGGCCTACCTGAACTGGTTGGCAGGCGGGCGCAAGGGCCCAGAAGCGGACATCGGCTACGTCTTCCTGTTCTTCTACGGCCTGGAGCGCCGTGCCATCATCGACGCGACGAAGGACGAGGCCGCTCGTGCGGACTGGCCCGCAATCGCCGCTGAGCTCCGCCGCCTTCTCGGCATCTACGGTGACAAGTCTGGGTCGTTTCGCGGCTACGCAGCAGCATTGCTCGACTGGGTCGCCCTTGCAGAGCACCCGGTGCGCCTCTACGAGAAGCCCGTCCTCTCTTTCCCCAAGACCTACGAGCTTCCACTTTACGTACGGCTGGCGTTAGGTCAGGCCGCAGTGGACGGCGCGCCAGTTCCTGTTCACCTCGCACTTGCCTGGGCTCGACTCGAGCCGAACATCTATCTTCGGACGCCGGCCACTCGGTGCGCGGCTGAGTTTGAACAGCTCTTCGCCGCCAAGTACGCTGAGGCCTTCGGCGCCGGCATGGTCATGCCGCGCAATCGCACCAAGCTCAAGCTCGTCTACCGACCGGCCTCTGCAGGCTTCCGCGGGTACGACGAGTTCAAGCTCACGTTCCGCGAGACGCCTGACGTGACAGTGCTGACCGCTCCCGTGAAGAAGCTTCAGGAGGTGGTCGAAGCAGCAACGAAGCCGTTGGAGCCATTCAGTCGGCTGGTCGGCAAGAGTCCCGAAGCCAAGGACTCCCTCGAGGCGTTGCTGCAACTACCAGCGCCACTCTGGCCTGACAGGGCCAAGAAGACGCTACAGGACCTCAAGACGAGCATGGGCGACGGCATGGTTGCGATGCCATTCCAGGACTTGCTGAGCTCTCTTGGGGCCAAGACGGCGTTCACCAAGGACAAGACCATCTCGCTTGCCCGAACGCTCGAATCCGCGAACGTGGGCCTCGAGCCCGATGTACTTGCTGGGGCCAAGGCGCCGAAGCCTGAAGATAAGGTTGTTCTGTTTGCTCTGCCACCGGCTGAGCCGCAGTCTCGCGTGAATGGGCCGTATCTCGCGGCTGCGCTGACGTTGCAGCTAGCCTCAGCTGTGGCCTCGGCCGACGGCGATTTCGGCACCAAGGAGATGAGCCACCTGCGCGAGACTGTGCTGTCGTGGAACCACCTCACACCCAGCCAAACGCGCCGTCTCCTGGCGCACTTGCGGCTGTTGATGCAGGCTCCGGCATCGTTGACCTCCCTGAAGAAGAAGCTCGAGCCGCTTAACTTGTCCATCAAGGAGACGATTGCCGCGTTCATGGCAACGGTCGCGCAGTCAGACGGCGTTGTGGCCCCGGCCGAAGTCAAGATGCTGGAGAAGGCCTACAAGGCCCTCGGTGTGGACGCGAAGAAGGTGTTCTCCGATGTTCACGCGGTCGCAGCTGGCGTGACACCGACCGCCGCAACGGTAGCCAAGGTCGAAGAGTCGGGCTTCAAGCTCGACCCGACTCGGGTCGCTGCGCTCCAGAGGGATACCGAAAAGGTGTCGGCGTTGCTCGCCAACATCTTCACCGAGGCACAGGAGCGCGGGGAGGAGACAGCGGCTGAATCCGTGGAGGAGGAACCGGGCACCGAGCCGACGGAGTCGACTGAGGTGGCTAAGGGCCTCCTTGGTCTGGATGAAGCTCACTCGGCGCTCGCCCGGATGATGCTGTCACGCCCGCAATGGAGTCGGGAAGAGCTGCTTGACGTTGCGGCGGACCTCGACTTGATGCTCGACGGGGCGCTCGAACACATCAACGACGCCGCGTTCGATACACACGACATGGCCCTGTTCGAGGGCGACGACCCCGTGACGGTGAACGCTGAGATTGTGGAGAAGGTGGAAGCATGA
- a CDS encoding ATP-binding protein: protein MTTTIRPKDRDAVIQSLRAGVVPRMGQHLVQVGRTREIETLVSDIERIADGGSAFRVVIGEYGAGKTFFLNLVRAVGMEKKLVVASADLNPDRRLHASGGQARSLYAELMRNLSTRTKPDGGALSGIVEKFIATAKSEAKGSGQTTEAVLRQKLDQLTELVNGYDFADVIAAYCRGFEEGNEQLKSDAVRWLRGEFSTKTDARQALGVRTIVDDAAVYDQLKLMARFIRLAGFSGLLVSLDELVNLYKLANTQARNSNYEQILRILNDSLQGTTVGLGFVLGGTPEFLLDTRRGLYSYPALQSRLAQNTFATNGLVDFSGPVVRLSSLTPEDFYVLLQKIRGVYAFGDPTKHLLPDNGVMSFMEHCSKRVGDAYFRTPRTTITAFINLLAVLEQNPGAAWQDLLGGIDVAADTGGAGDQAVEAEDGDEFSSFKM from the coding sequence ATGACGACGACGATTCGCCCCAAAGACCGCGACGCTGTCATCCAGTCGCTGCGCGCCGGTGTCGTGCCCCGCATGGGGCAGCACCTAGTACAGGTAGGCCGCACCCGGGAAATCGAGACGCTTGTCAGCGACATTGAACGCATCGCCGACGGTGGGTCGGCCTTCCGAGTCGTCATCGGCGAGTACGGTGCCGGCAAGACGTTCTTCCTCAACCTCGTGCGAGCGGTGGGGATGGAGAAGAAGCTTGTCGTCGCGAGTGCTGACCTCAATCCGGACCGGCGGCTGCATGCCAGCGGAGGCCAAGCCCGTTCGCTGTACGCAGAGCTGATGCGCAACCTCTCGACGCGCACGAAGCCAGATGGCGGCGCCTTGAGCGGCATCGTCGAGAAGTTCATCGCCACGGCCAAGTCCGAGGCGAAGGGCTCCGGCCAGACCACTGAGGCCGTGCTGCGCCAAAAGCTGGACCAACTGACCGAACTGGTGAACGGCTACGACTTCGCCGACGTCATCGCGGCGTACTGCCGCGGCTTCGAGGAGGGCAACGAGCAGCTGAAGTCGGATGCAGTCCGCTGGCTGCGCGGTGAGTTCTCGACCAAAACAGACGCCAGGCAGGCGCTGGGCGTGCGGACCATCGTCGACGACGCAGCCGTGTACGACCAGTTGAAGCTGATGGCGCGATTTATCCGCCTTGCCGGGTTCTCCGGGCTCCTCGTGAGCCTGGACGAGCTTGTGAACCTCTACAAGCTCGCAAACACGCAGGCACGCAACTCCAACTACGAGCAGATTCTCCGCATCCTGAACGACTCTCTGCAGGGAACCACAGTGGGTCTGGGCTTCGTGCTCGGCGGAACGCCAGAGTTCTTGCTCGACACTCGACGGGGCCTCTACAGCTACCCGGCGCTCCAGAGTCGACTCGCGCAGAACACATTCGCAACCAACGGCCTGGTGGACTTCAGCGGGCCGGTGGTGCGACTTTCGAGTCTCACGCCGGAGGACTTCTATGTCCTCTTGCAGAAGATTCGCGGGGTGTATGCCTTCGGTGACCCCACCAAGCACCTGTTGCCCGACAACGGGGTGATGAGCTTCATGGAGCACTGCTCCAAGCGCGTCGGCGACGCCTACTTCCGCACGCCGCGTACGACCATCACTGCCTTCATCAATCTGCTGGCGGTGCTGGAGCAGAACCCTGGTGCAGCCTGGCAAGACTTGCTTGGCGGCATTGATGTCGCTGCCGATACGGGCGGCGCTGGCGACCAGGCGGTTGAGGCAGAAGACGGCGACGAGTTCAGCTCGTTCAAGATGTGA
- a CDS encoding DEAD/DEAH box helicase codes for MSDSSSFHLLDERIQRFIWAEGWESLREAQEAAIPLIVKADRDVIVAAATAAGKTEAAFLPALTHLMALEPPGLIVYISPLKALINDQFGRLDRLCEQLEVSVWPWHGDISSSVKTRFLAKRQGVLLITPESLEALLCNRGTTIRAAFERLTFFVVDELHAFIGAERGKQLQSLMHRIERVLGRTVPRIGLSATLGDMSLAAGFLRPGRGAAVAMVESKSAGSELKILVKGYEEPLVVCPEEGEDPPEPTTPAQIAAHVFKGLRGSNNLVFPNSRREVERYTHLLNKLCTAQQVPNEFWPHHGSLSKEIRSETESALKQKERPATAICTNTLELGIDIGAVKSVAQIGPPPSVASLRQRLGRSGRRKGDPAILRGYCIEDALGGKSSIADDLRLGTVQMVAMISLLLEGWFEPPRSHGAHLSTLIQQVLSFIAQNGGATIGQLYSLLCAPATPFAGVSKDEFIELVRHLGQKELLMQDSAGTLLHGRVGEKLVNHYTFYAAFATDEEFRIVAGGKTLGTLPVSQALVIGQRILFAGKTWRVEDIDEDQKVIFVARAGGGAPPLFSGGAGRTHTQVRQRMRQLLESAEVPPYLDEVANRFLVEGRACYASRGLGQAYWVDQGSELLLLTWLGDSANEALACLLQRRGFIATPGGPGVQVLKGRSTTEAVVSVLFDAAVDEAPPLDMLLAKTKNLQREKWDWALPDPLLRKAYASLYLNMGEALAWLRALPNRTCDD; via the coding sequence GTGTCCGACTCCAGTTCTTTCCACCTCCTCGATGAGCGCATCCAGCGCTTTATCTGGGCGGAGGGCTGGGAGTCGCTCCGGGAGGCCCAAGAGGCTGCCATCCCCCTGATCGTCAAGGCTGACCGAGACGTCATCGTGGCCGCTGCCACCGCAGCAGGTAAGACAGAAGCGGCGTTCCTTCCCGCCTTGACGCATTTGATGGCGTTGGAGCCGCCGGGCCTCATCGTCTACATCAGCCCGCTGAAGGCTCTCATCAACGACCAATTTGGTCGCCTGGACCGACTCTGCGAGCAGTTGGAAGTGTCGGTTTGGCCGTGGCACGGCGACATCTCTTCATCCGTGAAGACGCGGTTCTTGGCCAAGCGGCAAGGGGTCTTGCTCATCACCCCGGAGTCACTCGAGGCGCTTCTGTGCAACCGCGGCACGACGATTCGCGCAGCCTTCGAGCGACTGACCTTCTTCGTGGTCGATGAGCTTCACGCTTTCATTGGCGCAGAACGTGGCAAGCAACTGCAGTCGCTGATGCATCGCATCGAACGTGTCCTTGGTCGAACCGTACCTCGCATCGGGCTTTCTGCCACCCTCGGCGACATGAGCCTTGCTGCCGGGTTCCTGCGGCCTGGCCGTGGGGCGGCGGTGGCGATGGTGGAGTCGAAGTCCGCCGGAAGCGAGCTCAAGATTCTGGTCAAGGGCTACGAGGAACCCTTGGTTGTTTGCCCAGAAGAGGGCGAGGACCCACCGGAGCCGACGACACCGGCTCAGATTGCTGCGCATGTCTTCAAGGGCTTGAGAGGCTCGAACAACTTGGTGTTCCCCAACTCCAGGCGCGAGGTGGAGAGGTACACGCACTTGCTCAATAAGCTCTGCACGGCGCAGCAGGTACCGAACGAGTTCTGGCCCCACCACGGTAGCTTGTCCAAGGAAATTCGCTCGGAGACCGAGTCCGCGCTCAAGCAGAAGGAACGCCCCGCTACCGCCATATGCACGAACACGCTCGAGCTGGGCATCGACATCGGGGCGGTCAAGAGCGTCGCGCAGATTGGCCCGCCTCCCTCGGTGGCAAGCCTTCGTCAGCGCCTTGGCCGCTCGGGACGAAGGAAGGGCGACCCTGCAATTCTGCGTGGCTACTGCATCGAGGACGCGCTGGGCGGAAAGTCGTCTATCGCTGACGACCTTCGACTTGGAACAGTGCAGATGGTGGCGATGATTTCGCTGCTGCTGGAGGGGTGGTTCGAGCCACCGCGGTCGCATGGAGCACACCTCTCGACGTTGATTCAGCAGGTGCTGTCGTTCATCGCTCAGAACGGCGGAGCCACCATCGGTCAGCTCTATAGCTTGCTGTGCGCCCCGGCCACGCCATTCGCGGGGGTCTCAAAGGACGAGTTCATTGAGCTCGTCCGTCACCTCGGGCAGAAGGAACTGCTGATGCAGGACTCTGCGGGCACGCTTCTTCACGGGCGCGTGGGTGAGAAGCTAGTCAACCACTACACCTTCTACGCAGCGTTCGCGACAGACGAAGAGTTCCGCATCGTGGCTGGCGGCAAGACACTGGGTACTCTGCCGGTGTCGCAGGCGCTCGTCATCGGTCAACGCATCCTGTTTGCGGGCAAGACTTGGCGAGTCGAGGACATCGACGAGGACCAGAAGGTCATATTTGTTGCCCGAGCTGGCGGGGGCGCTCCGCCGCTGTTCTCTGGTGGGGCGGGGAGGACCCACACGCAGGTGCGGCAACGGATGCGCCAGCTGTTGGAGTCAGCGGAGGTGCCGCCCTACTTGGACGAAGTCGCGAATCGGTTCTTGGTCGAGGGCCGAGCTTGCTACGCAAGTCGCGGGCTCGGGCAGGCGTACTGGGTGGACCAAGGTTCGGAGCTGCTCTTGTTGACTTGGCTCGGAGATTCCGCAAACGAAGCGTTGGCTTGTTTGCTGCAGCGTCGCGGCTTCATCGCTACTCCTGGCGGCCCAGGAGTGCAGGTCCTGAAAGGCAGAAGTACCACCGAGGCCGTCGTAAGCGTCTTGTTCGACGCTGCCGTTGACGAAGCGCCGCCATTGGACATGCTGCTGGCCAAGACAAAGAACCTACAGCGTGAGAAGTGGGATTGGGCATTGCCGGACCCCTTGCTGCGAAAGGCATACGCGAGCCTGTACCTAAACATGGGCGAGGCGCTTGCCTGGCTTCGAGCGCTTCCGAATCGAACTTGCGATGACTGA
- a CDS encoding TerB N- and C- terminal domain-containing protein, whose product MLDQVARQPASDSLPDGPVVSAQGAGTSEKAAASELAAPSAVPAECEDTVRLDEFDRLFGAKAPQVELTHSVPDAPVHVEQIAARTSAQEFSLPKPPAPERPRWYGPTHTVEVRGLVLPGLLSVALKPPPKGVVLHPATVAAWMPADLGVPTDGVEPIRDVWSIPSYASLTVAQRGLYLKWLASGRELSVPAHLALLFVCGLESRVVEAGPTALADEERRAIAWASRDVVARFGSALPQLREHCLNLAGFLDAVDAPARWYLLDVPELAETYDPSAPLQVALGQAARDGAFLPPAWALASVLSDVRVPKKTPVGRCPEEMRELFCIHFQSAFPKGLKVERRPFNALKVVYRGTPDRRTGAPASTSVVVPSADQTWFTQDQVQAIREAFDRCADELSAYSRFIGRMPIAKGTPDAEVRLPLSLLRRRLAANFEVLSASLGRRKEVSLDQAWMALWGKLPERKDSTSFLRALLEAEGLTVVATLPVSTQRAGVPSPPGRPFRLDPERLERVRKDEAAATKLLSALFTDTAEQATPASPATVHVDPDRALFPQLDDDHFRLLISLLNADAWTRERLKQAASQLGLMLDGALEVINDAAFELTGGPLVVDNGDLGVDSATARQIGGALVSFRQALR is encoded by the coding sequence GTGCTCGACCAGGTTGCGAGGCAACCGGCGAGCGATAGCCTGCCGGATGGGCCCGTCGTATCGGCCCAAGGAGCTGGGACGTCAGAGAAGGCGGCGGCGAGCGAGCTGGCTGCGCCCTCCGCCGTGCCAGCGGAATGTGAGGACACCGTCCGGCTGGACGAGTTCGACCGGCTGTTCGGCGCCAAGGCGCCCCAGGTCGAACTCACGCATTCGGTGCCGGACGCGCCGGTGCACGTGGAACAAATTGCTGCTCGCACTTCGGCACAAGAGTTCAGTTTGCCGAAGCCGCCTGCGCCAGAGCGTCCCCGATGGTATGGCCCCACCCACACTGTTGAGGTGCGCGGTCTCGTCCTGCCAGGACTACTGAGCGTCGCGCTGAAGCCTCCGCCCAAGGGCGTAGTGCTGCACCCCGCAACCGTCGCGGCGTGGATGCCTGCAGACCTCGGTGTGCCAACAGACGGCGTTGAACCTATCCGGGATGTCTGGTCCATCCCCAGCTACGCTTCGCTGACCGTCGCCCAGCGAGGCTTGTATCTGAAGTGGCTCGCCTCCGGTAGGGAGCTTTCCGTGCCGGCGCATCTGGCACTTCTCTTTGTTTGCGGGCTCGAGTCTAGGGTCGTCGAGGCAGGCCCGACCGCCCTCGCGGACGAGGAGCGCCGGGCGATTGCATGGGCCTCTCGGGACGTTGTCGCTCGGTTTGGGAGTGCGTTGCCGCAGCTTCGCGAACACTGCCTTAACCTGGCGGGCTTCTTGGATGCGGTTGACGCGCCAGCCCGCTGGTACTTGCTCGATGTCCCAGAACTCGCAGAGACCTATGACCCTTCGGCCCCTTTGCAAGTGGCCCTTGGGCAAGCGGCCCGTGACGGCGCGTTCCTTCCCCCCGCTTGGGCGCTTGCATCCGTGCTGAGTGACGTGCGTGTGCCAAAGAAGACGCCCGTTGGCCGCTGCCCCGAGGAGATGCGCGAACTGTTCTGTATCCACTTTCAGTCAGCTTTTCCAAAGGGACTGAAGGTGGAGCGCAGGCCGTTCAATGCGCTCAAGGTCGTCTACCGGGGTACGCCTGACCGACGTACGGGTGCGCCGGCAAGCACTTCGGTTGTTGTCCCGTCCGCTGACCAGACTTGGTTCACACAGGACCAGGTTCAGGCTATCAGAGAGGCATTTGACCGATGCGCTGATGAGTTGTCGGCGTACAGTAGATTCATCGGCCGCATGCCTATCGCAAAGGGTACTCCCGATGCCGAAGTGCGCCTGCCGCTAAGCCTCCTTCGGCGGCGGCTTGCCGCCAACTTCGAGGTGCTGAGTGCAAGTCTCGGTCGACGCAAAGAAGTGTCATTGGACCAAGCTTGGATGGCTCTGTGGGGGAAGCTGCCCGAGCGCAAGGACAGTACGTCTTTCTTGCGCGCACTGCTTGAGGCGGAGGGGTTAACTGTCGTCGCGACGTTGCCGGTGTCTACCCAAAGGGCGGGCGTCCCATCCCCTCCAGGGCGGCCGTTCCGGCTAGACCCAGAGAGGCTCGAGAGGGTCCGCAAAGACGAGGCTGCTGCTACCAAGCTGCTCTCGGCTCTCTTCACCGACACAGCGGAACAGGCCACGCCTGCATCGCCGGCGACCGTGCATGTCGACCCGGACCGGGCGTTGTTTCCGCAGCTCGATGACGACCACTTCCGGCTCTTGATAAGCCTACTCAATGCAGACGCCTGGACTCGGGAGCGACTGAAACAAGCGGCCAGCCAGCTCGGCCTGATGTTGGATGGTGCGCTGGAGGTCATAAACGATGCCGCGTTCGAGCTGACTGGCGGGCCTCTGGTGGTTGACAACGGTGACTTGGGGGTGGATTCGGCGACTGCTCGCCAGATCGGTGGAGCGCTGGTGTCGTTTCGGCAGGCGCTCCGTTGA
- the zorA gene encoding anti-phage ZorAB system protein ZorA: MSETAKLLGGIHPSLQTLHGLPLWVFLLVVLLTSIFLLGYLLKGTQVWWQLRSTVRAVRSFGGQKAPPDPKAVGRAFQSEPLKHLWEEYDDTLHELRKAASGEVALVEVRATVPAEAMFTRDVLVDSRLFDDFTRHLPGVLTGLGIIGTFAGLLAGLQDFKPFPIEEAVKGLGPLLLGVQHAFVASGVAIGCAMVVVFVSRFTLAYLYGLVEQLTHGIDSLYSTGAGEEYLARLVRSSEQNAASTAQLKDALVEDLHKMMTNLVDRQIAAQEASTLALGKHIGEAISTAVAGPMERMGNAMEATARGNGEQVNSMLETLLTGFMAKLEDTFGGQMRGINEQMQRSMDSMAAVQASLQGLLADIKQTNEHAATQMSGTLEEAMKRAADNQQLLTDQMREFVQDFRRLVTEEQNKSKAAMDEAVMKVLREVAVAIEGLEGARKASAAEEAGRNDRLASQTNQLVGGLTAQVEALLGAVSDQVAKTQRNIDALSQVSLSAIDGMNHGALTMSSAAQRFETAGSAVSTVFERSTKVADTLASASAALQAASTAVQRGFEQYDSTRRTVDSQVAVLTGLIEAAKKEAGVSQELVASIKASADSMRAAEAQSREHLAGVNAALLKAFEDFGIQLVSRIKDAIAETDRHLAQGTGHLNGVVQELANAVQRMKRA; encoded by the coding sequence ATGAGTGAAACTGCGAAGCTGCTAGGCGGCATCCACCCGTCTCTGCAGACCCTTCATGGGCTGCCGCTGTGGGTCTTCCTGTTGGTCGTCCTGCTGACCAGTATTTTCCTTCTGGGTTACTTGCTCAAGGGAACGCAGGTCTGGTGGCAACTGAGGTCAACTGTCCGCGCGGTGCGGTCCTTTGGGGGGCAGAAGGCGCCGCCAGACCCGAAGGCGGTTGGTCGGGCCTTCCAGTCGGAGCCCCTGAAGCACCTATGGGAAGAGTACGACGACACCTTGCATGAGCTGCGCAAAGCAGCCTCTGGAGAGGTTGCCCTCGTCGAGGTCCGGGCAACTGTGCCAGCCGAGGCGATGTTCACGAGGGATGTACTCGTGGACAGCCGGCTCTTCGACGACTTCACCCGTCACCTGCCTGGCGTTCTCACTGGCCTAGGCATTATCGGTACCTTTGCAGGGCTGCTCGCTGGCCTGCAGGACTTCAAGCCATTTCCTATTGAGGAGGCGGTCAAGGGGCTGGGGCCGCTGCTGCTCGGGGTTCAACATGCTTTCGTTGCCTCGGGCGTGGCCATCGGCTGCGCCATGGTTGTCGTGTTCGTCAGCCGATTCACACTGGCGTACCTGTATGGGCTCGTCGAGCAGCTAACGCATGGCATCGACAGCCTCTACTCCACCGGCGCCGGTGAGGAGTACTTGGCCCGGCTCGTCAGGTCCTCGGAGCAAAACGCAGCCAGTACCGCACAGCTCAAGGACGCGCTTGTGGAAGACCTCCACAAGATGATGACCAACCTGGTTGACCGGCAGATTGCCGCTCAGGAGGCCTCAACGCTAGCGCTGGGCAAGCACATCGGCGAAGCCATCTCGACCGCTGTCGCAGGACCCATGGAGCGAATGGGCAACGCCATGGAGGCGACCGCCCGCGGAAACGGAGAGCAGGTCAACTCGATGCTTGAGACCTTGCTCACCGGTTTCATGGCCAAGTTGGAAGACACCTTCGGCGGGCAGATGAGGGGCATCAACGAGCAGATGCAGCGCTCCATGGACTCGATGGCGGCCGTGCAAGCCTCGCTGCAAGGGTTGCTCGCAGACATCAAGCAGACCAACGAGCATGCGGCAACACAGATGTCCGGCACTCTCGAGGAGGCCATGAAAAGGGCAGCGGACAACCAGCAGCTGCTGACTGACCAGATGCGGGAGTTCGTTCAGGACTTCCGGCGCCTTGTGACCGAGGAGCAGAACAAGTCCAAGGCCGCCATGGACGAGGCCGTGATGAAGGTGTTAAGAGAAGTCGCCGTCGCGATTGAGGGCCTGGAAGGTGCTCGCAAGGCATCAGCTGCCGAGGAGGCGGGGCGCAACGACCGCTTGGCCTCGCAAACCAATCAGCTGGTTGGGGGGCTCACCGCTCAGGTCGAGGCGCTTCTGGGTGCCGTCTCCGACCAAGTAGCCAAGACTCAGCGCAACATTGACGCACTGTCGCAAGTCTCCCTCAGCGCTATCGACGGCATGAACCACGGAGCGCTGACGATGAGCAGTGCTGCTCAGCGATTTGAGACCGCGGGCAGCGCGGTTTCGACGGTCTTCGAGCGCTCCACGAAGGTTGCCGACACGCTTGCCTCCGCGTCAGCTGCACTCCAGGCGGCATCCACGGCGGTCCAGCGCGGGTTCGAACAGTACGACTCGACCAGGCGAACCGTGGACTCTCAAGTCGCGGTACTGACTGGCCTGATTGAAGCGGCCAAGAAGGAAGCTGGCGTTTCCCAAGAGTTGGTCGCGAGCATCAAGGCAAGCGCTGATTCCATGCGCGCGGCCGAAGCACAGAGCCGGGAGCACCTTGCGGGCGTCAATGCGGCACTGCTGAAGGCTTTTGAGGACTTCGGGATTCAGCTGGTAAGTCGCATCAAGGACGCCATCGCTGAGACGGACCGCCATCTAGCCCAGGGCACGGGGCACCTGAACGGAGTTGTGCAGGAACTCGCCAATGCGGTTCAGCGCATGAAGAGGGCCTGA